A genomic segment from Blastococcus colisei encodes:
- the egtD gene encoding L-histidine N(alpha)-methyltransferase: MTISLTNHLAPGEATAALRADALTGLTAMPKSLPPRWFYDERGSVLFDEITRLPEYYPTRAERAILAARAGEIAAASRAEVLVELGSGTSEKTRLLLTALRDAGTLTRFVPCDVDPSVLRAAGESITAEYPGVEVEAVVGDFTMHLGELPRAGRRMVAFLGSTIGNLEPQLRAAFLAEVAATLEPGDSFLLGTDLVKDAGRLVRAYDDSAGVTAEFNRNVLSVLNRELGARFDPSSFEHVAVWDPSEEWIEMRLRSRVEQTVHVAGLGLDVPFAAGEEMRTEVSAKFRQERVEEELAAAGLTSTHWWTDPAGDFGVSLSVPQ, translated from the coding sequence GTGACCATCTCGCTGACCAACCATCTCGCCCCGGGTGAGGCCACGGCCGCGCTGCGAGCCGATGCCCTGACCGGCCTCACCGCGATGCCGAAGTCACTTCCTCCGCGGTGGTTCTACGACGAGCGGGGCAGCGTCCTGTTCGACGAGATCACCCGGTTGCCGGAGTACTACCCGACGCGCGCCGAGCGGGCGATCCTCGCGGCCCGAGCCGGGGAGATCGCGGCGGCATCCCGGGCAGAGGTGCTGGTGGAGCTCGGCAGCGGGACGTCGGAGAAGACCCGCCTGCTGCTGACCGCGCTGCGGGACGCGGGGACGCTGACCCGGTTCGTGCCGTGCGACGTCGACCCGTCGGTCCTCCGTGCGGCCGGCGAGTCGATCACCGCGGAGTACCCGGGCGTCGAGGTCGAGGCGGTGGTCGGCGACTTCACGATGCACCTCGGCGAACTGCCGCGTGCCGGCCGGCGCATGGTGGCCTTCCTCGGATCGACGATCGGCAACCTGGAGCCACAGCTGCGAGCGGCCTTCCTCGCCGAGGTGGCCGCCACGCTGGAGCCCGGCGACTCGTTCCTGCTCGGCACCGACCTGGTCAAGGACGCCGGCCGGCTCGTGCGTGCGTACGACGACTCGGCTGGCGTCACCGCCGAGTTCAACCGCAATGTGCTGTCCGTGCTCAACCGGGAGCTCGGCGCCCGGTTCGACCCGTCGTCCTTCGAGCACGTGGCGGTGTGGGACCCCAGCGAGGAGTGGATCGAGATGCGCCTCCGGTCCCGGGTCGAGCAGACCGTCCATGTCGCCGGGCTCGGCCTCGACGTTCCGTTCGCCGCTGGGGAGGAGATGCGCACCGAGGTATCGGCGAAGTTCCGCCAGGAGCGGGTGGAGGAAGAGCTCGCCGCCGCAGGGCTGACATCGACGCACTGGTGGACCGACCCCGCTGGCGACTTCGGGGTTTCCCTCTCGGTCCCTCAGTAG
- the egtA gene encoding ergothioneine biosynthesis glutamate--cysteine ligase EgtA, producing the protein MAASTGTLTCGSEHVLDLDQAVEHVTRDALRPGTVGRIGLELEAHLVDLDSPRSRVPWPRVQAAVDGVGAWPGGSRLTVEPGGQLELSGPPAPDVGAAVTALRSDRAALTTALAHERLGTALLGADPLRPPCRVSPVPRYAAMESHFSAVGCAAAGLAMMTSTAALQVNLDAGPPAGWRDRVTLAHRLGPVLVAVSACSPLLAGRDTGWRSTRQQVWGDLDQSRCGPLLGRHDPAAEWATYALAAPVMLFRGSTDGTEAVRNRVSFAEWVTGAVPLGGRRPTAADLDAHLTTLFPPVRLRGYLEIRYLDAAPEPWWPALAAVTAALLDDPAAADRAWTATAPVTGAWNRAARLGLTDDALRVAALDCLSAAGPAVPPELQAEVEALTALVRNGCSPGDALRTEVGNDPAAFLEATIAGTETDR; encoded by the coding sequence ATGGCCGCGAGCACCGGAACGCTGACCTGCGGATCCGAGCACGTCCTCGACCTCGACCAAGCCGTCGAGCACGTCACCCGCGATGCGCTGCGGCCGGGCACCGTCGGCCGGATCGGCCTCGAACTGGAAGCCCACCTGGTCGACCTCGACAGCCCTCGGAGCCGGGTGCCGTGGCCGCGGGTGCAGGCCGCCGTCGACGGTGTGGGGGCGTGGCCCGGCGGCAGCCGCCTCACCGTCGAACCGGGGGGGCAGCTGGAGCTGTCCGGCCCACCGGCCCCGGACGTCGGTGCCGCGGTGACCGCGCTCCGCTCCGACCGCGCCGCGCTGACCACCGCGCTCGCTCACGAACGGCTCGGCACAGCTCTCCTCGGCGCCGACCCGTTACGCCCACCGTGTCGCGTCAGCCCGGTACCGCGCTACGCCGCCATGGAGAGCCACTTCTCGGCCGTGGGCTGCGCTGCCGCCGGCCTGGCCATGATGACCTCGACGGCCGCACTGCAGGTCAACCTTGACGCCGGGCCGCCCGCCGGCTGGCGCGATCGCGTCACCCTCGCGCACCGGCTCGGTCCCGTGCTCGTCGCGGTCTCGGCCTGCTCCCCCCTGCTGGCCGGCCGCGACACCGGCTGGCGTTCGACCCGTCAGCAGGTATGGGGAGACCTCGACCAGAGCCGCTGCGGCCCGCTGCTCGGCCGACACGACCCGGCCGCCGAGTGGGCCACCTACGCGCTCGCCGCACCGGTCATGCTGTTCCGCGGGTCCACCGACGGCACGGAGGCGGTCCGTAACCGGGTCTCCTTCGCCGAGTGGGTGACCGGTGCGGTGCCCCTGGGCGGGCGGCGACCGACCGCGGCCGATCTGGATGCCCACCTGACGACGCTGTTCCCGCCGGTCCGGCTGCGCGGCTACCTCGAGATCCGGTATCTGGACGCCGCGCCCGAGCCGTGGTGGCCGGCGCTGGCCGCGGTGACCGCGGCGCTGCTCGACGACCCCGCCGCCGCCGATCGAGCCTGGACGGCCACGGCTCCGGTGACCGGCGCCTGGAACCGTGCGGCCCGGCTGGGCCTGACGGACGACGCGCTGCGGGTCGCCGCCCTCGACTGCCTGTCCGCCGCCGGACCCGCCGTCCCGCCGGAGCTGCAGGCGGAGGTCGAGGCCCTGACCGCCCTCGTCCGGAACGGCTGCAGCCCCGGGGACGCCTTGCGGACCGAGGTCGGCAACGATCCGGCCGCCTTCCTCGAAGCCACCATCGCCGGGACGGAGACCGACAGATGA
- a CDS encoding RNA polymerase sigma factor codes for MVTDPGKAQHGAPEPDDREVGRRFAAGDEQALALAYERWAGQIHGMAIRAFGPGPDAEDVTQQTFVSAWTGRAGYRPDKGPLPGWLVGVARHKIADTWAKRDRQRRETEAAMSEAQAAPADRVTSGIDTQVADRVLVLEELDLLGQPQRGIIELAFFEDLTHAQIAARTGIPLGTVKSHIRRTLERLRTRLEVDGAALHA; via the coding sequence GTGGTGACGGATCCGGGGAAGGCGCAGCACGGCGCCCCGGAACCGGACGACCGGGAGGTCGGCCGGCGCTTCGCCGCGGGCGACGAGCAGGCGCTCGCCCTGGCCTACGAGCGGTGGGCCGGCCAGATCCACGGCATGGCGATCCGGGCGTTCGGCCCGGGGCCGGATGCCGAGGACGTCACCCAGCAGACCTTCGTCTCCGCCTGGACCGGCCGTGCGGGCTACCGGCCCGACAAGGGGCCGCTGCCGGGCTGGTTGGTGGGCGTGGCGCGGCACAAGATCGCCGACACGTGGGCGAAGCGCGACCGGCAGCGCCGCGAGACGGAGGCGGCGATGTCGGAGGCGCAGGCCGCGCCGGCGGACCGCGTCACCTCCGGCATCGACACGCAGGTCGCCGACCGCGTCCTGGTGCTCGAGGAACTGGACCTCCTGGGCCAGCCGCAGCGCGGCATCATCGAGCTGGCGTTCTTCGAGGACCTCACGCACGCCCAGATCGCCGCCCGCACCGGGATCCCGTTGGGGACCGTCAAATCCCATATCCGCCGCACGCTCGAACGCCTGAGGACGAGATTGGAGGTGGACGGTGCAGCACTGCACGCCTGA
- a CDS encoding NAD-dependent malic enzyme, which translates to MSTETAPAAGAAEPVPTAVPRGPVTSASYSITVRLTSDGDPASIGRIATAVGTAGGAVTAIDVVDSRPDGLTIDVTCSAADAAHSEEMVAALRAVPGVKVRKVSDRTFLLHLGGKLEVASKVPLKTRDDLSMAYTPGVARVCLALADHPEDVRRLTIKGNTVAVVTDGSAVLGLGDIGPGAAMPVMEGKAALFKRFADIDAWPICLDTQDVDEIVRTVELIAPGFGGINLEDIAAPRCFEIEKRLRDKLDIPVFHDDQHGTAIVALAALKNALRVVDKQLADVKIVVAGGGAAGTAIVHLLLKAGAGQVLVWDREGILSPDDDRLGPAKRDLAERTNPAGLRGELPDALDGADVFIGVSAGNVLAVEDLARMASDAVVFPMANPTPEVDPVRARQHAAIVASGRSDLPNQINNVLAFPGVFRGLLDARATEISDGMLLAAADALAAVVKDDQLNANFIIPSVFDSAVTTAVAAAVADQARHEPGATVEVSGIETTKA; encoded by the coding sequence ATGAGCACCGAAACCGCGCCCGCCGCCGGCGCCGCCGAGCCCGTCCCCACCGCCGTCCCCCGGGGGCCGGTGACCTCCGCGTCGTACTCGATCACCGTTCGGCTCACCTCCGACGGCGACCCGGCCAGCATCGGCCGCATCGCCACCGCCGTGGGCACCGCCGGTGGCGCCGTCACCGCGATCGATGTGGTGGACAGCCGCCCCGACGGGCTCACCATCGACGTCACCTGCTCCGCGGCCGACGCCGCGCACTCCGAGGAGATGGTCGCCGCGCTGCGCGCCGTCCCGGGGGTGAAAGTGCGCAAGGTCAGCGACCGCACGTTCCTCCTGCACCTCGGCGGCAAGCTCGAGGTCGCCTCCAAGGTGCCGCTGAAGACCCGCGACGACCTGTCGATGGCCTATACGCCCGGCGTCGCGCGGGTCTGCCTCGCGCTGGCAGACCACCCCGAGGACGTCCGCCGGCTCACGATCAAGGGCAACACGGTCGCCGTCGTCACCGACGGCTCCGCCGTCCTCGGCCTCGGTGACATCGGCCCGGGTGCGGCGATGCCGGTCATGGAGGGCAAGGCGGCGCTGTTCAAGCGCTTCGCCGACATCGACGCCTGGCCGATCTGCCTGGACACGCAGGACGTCGACGAGATCGTGCGCACCGTGGAACTCATCGCCCCCGGCTTCGGCGGCATCAACCTCGAGGACATCGCCGCTCCGCGCTGCTTCGAGATCGAGAAGCGGCTGCGCGACAAGCTCGACATCCCGGTCTTCCACGATGACCAGCACGGGACGGCGATCGTCGCCCTGGCCGCGCTGAAGAACGCACTGCGCGTGGTCGACAAGCAGCTCGCCGACGTGAAGATCGTGGTGGCCGGGGGCGGCGCGGCCGGGACGGCGATCGTCCACCTGCTGCTCAAGGCGGGGGCGGGCCAGGTGCTCGTGTGGGACCGCGAGGGCATCCTGTCCCCCGACGACGACCGGCTGGGCCCGGCGAAGCGTGACCTCGCGGAGCGGACCAACCCCGCCGGCCTGCGGGGCGAGCTCCCCGACGCGCTCGACGGCGCGGACGTCTTCATCGGGGTGAGCGCGGGCAACGTGCTCGCCGTGGAGGACCTGGCCCGCATGGCGTCGGACGCCGTCGTGTTCCCGATGGCCAACCCGACGCCCGAGGTCGACCCGGTGCGGGCCCGGCAGCACGCGGCGATCGTGGCTTCGGGCCGCTCGGACCTGCCCAACCAGATCAACAACGTGCTGGCGTTCCCCGGCGTCTTCCGGGGGCTGCTCGACGCCCGGGCCACCGAGATCAGCGACGGGATGCTGCTCGCGGCGGCGGACGCGCTGGCCGCCGTCGTCAAGGACGACCAGCTGAACGCGAACTTCATCATCCCCAGCGTCTTCGACTCCGCCGTCACCACCGCGGTGGCCGCCGCGGTCGCCGACCAGGCCCGCCACGAGCCCGGGGCGACCGTCGAGGTCAGCGGCATCGAGACCACCAAGGCCTGA
- a CDS encoding SRPBCC domain-containing protein, whose translation MRTFEAVARIEASPDDVWALLTDVGSWRDWNSGVDRVEGRITLGEPITVYATMIRNRPFSATVTEIRPREAMRWRGGLPGGLAVIERTYSLDAQEDGGTVLTVREVHSGPLAGLLGRSTPDLNPSFRQFCAGLKAKAEGRISRPST comes from the coding sequence GTGAGGACCTTCGAGGCCGTGGCCAGGATCGAGGCGAGCCCTGACGACGTGTGGGCCCTGCTCACCGACGTCGGCAGCTGGCGGGACTGGAACTCCGGTGTCGACCGGGTGGAGGGCCGGATCACCCTCGGGGAGCCGATCACCGTCTACGCGACCATGATCCGCAACCGGCCCTTCTCGGCGACCGTCACCGAGATCCGTCCCCGCGAGGCGATGCGCTGGCGCGGCGGGCTGCCGGGCGGTCTCGCCGTCATCGAGCGCACCTACTCCCTCGACGCGCAGGAGGACGGCGGCACGGTGCTCACCGTCCGCGAGGTCCACTCCGGCCCGCTCGCCGGGCTGCTCGGCCGGAGCACGCCGGACCTCAACCCGTCCTTCCGCCAGTTCTGTGCCGGCCTCAAGGCGAAGGCCGAGGGGCGTATCTCACGCCCCTCCACCTGA
- a CDS encoding DUF309 domain-containing protein: MASDRDRDAEGRARSARPRDALGRPLPYGTVGEERAPEGIVREPGRALSEAQELLDARRPFHAHEVLEDAWKSAPDQERQLWRGLAQLAVGLTHAARGNSRGAATLLERGAGTIAPYAEAPPHGIDVPGLGTWARALAAEAAAGTADLDVRPPRLRG, from the coding sequence ATGGCTTCCGACCGCGACCGCGACGCCGAGGGCCGGGCCCGCAGCGCCCGCCCCCGGGACGCGCTGGGCCGGCCGCTGCCCTACGGCACGGTCGGCGAGGAGCGGGCGCCCGAGGGGATCGTCCGCGAGCCGGGTCGGGCACTCAGCGAGGCGCAGGAGCTGCTGGACGCCCGCCGGCCCTTCCACGCCCACGAGGTGCTCGAGGACGCGTGGAAGTCAGCGCCCGACCAGGAGCGGCAGCTGTGGCGCGGGCTGGCGCAGCTCGCCGTGGGGCTCACGCACGCCGCACGGGGCAACAGCCGCGGAGCGGCGACCCTGCTCGAACGCGGCGCCGGCACCATCGCGCCCTACGCCGAGGCGCCTCCGCACGGCATCGACGTGCCCGGGCTCGGGACGTGGGCGCGGGCGCTGGCCGCGGAGGCCGCGGCCGGGACGGCGGACCTCGACGTCCGCCCGCCCCGGCTGCGCGGCTGA
- a CDS encoding MBL fold metallo-hydrolase, with protein SGRYFHRDTTLWASWTITGPRHRVFFGGDTGYTPAFAGIGARFGPFDLTLLPIGAYNDAWHAIHMDPEEAMRAHGDLGGRVLVPIHWATFNLAFHRWAEPVQRLLAAAGRTGAQVVVPRPGERIDVLDLPALVDWWTAVGSAAPDSHADAGVGSSVLARTMTRLLSLLPG; from the coding sequence TCTCCGGCCGCTACTTCCACCGCGACACCACCCTGTGGGCGTCATGGACGATCACCGGGCCGCGGCATCGGGTCTTCTTCGGCGGCGACACCGGATACACGCCCGCGTTCGCCGGGATCGGGGCACGGTTCGGTCCGTTCGACCTGACGCTGCTGCCGATCGGGGCCTACAACGACGCGTGGCACGCCATCCACATGGATCCCGAGGAGGCGATGCGCGCGCACGGCGATCTCGGTGGGCGGGTGCTGGTGCCGATCCACTGGGCGACGTTCAACCTGGCGTTCCACCGGTGGGCCGAGCCCGTGCAGCGGCTGCTGGCCGCCGCCGGGCGGACCGGCGCGCAGGTCGTCGTCCCCCGGCCGGGCGAGCGGATCGACGTGCTGGACCTGCCCGCGCTGGTCGACTGGTGGACGGCGGTCGGCTCCGCGGCACCCGACTCCCACGCAGACGCCGGGGTGGGCAGCTCCGTGCTGGCCCGGACGATGACGCGGCTGCTGTCCCTGCTCCCGGGCTGA
- the egtC gene encoding ergothioneine biosynthesis protein EgtC encodes MCRHLAWLGRPRSVADLVLQPPSSLLVQSYAPRRQRYGTVNADGWGVGFYAEGRDEPVRWRSARPLWADPSFASVAPVLRSGCVLAAVRSATVGMPLEESAVAPFTDGRVLLSHNGRVDRAALPPVRDAESTVDSALLAALVFDRGLSAIADVVREVAAGDPGARLNLLVADGHRLLATTWGDTLSVLVTAEGTALASEPWDDDPAWSDIPDHHLIEVTPDGVLLTPLEPA; translated from the coding sequence GTGTGCCGTCACCTCGCGTGGCTGGGGCGACCGCGGTCGGTCGCCGACCTCGTGCTGCAACCGCCGTCCTCGCTCCTGGTGCAGTCCTATGCCCCCCGCCGACAGCGGTACGGCACCGTCAACGCCGACGGCTGGGGCGTGGGTTTCTACGCCGAGGGGCGCGACGAGCCCGTCCGGTGGCGCTCCGCGCGGCCGCTGTGGGCGGACCCATCGTTCGCCTCGGTGGCACCGGTGCTGCGGTCGGGTTGCGTGCTGGCCGCCGTCCGCTCGGCCACCGTCGGCATGCCTCTGGAGGAGAGCGCCGTCGCTCCCTTCACCGACGGCCGGGTGCTGCTCTCCCACAACGGCCGGGTGGACCGTGCCGCCTTGCCCCCGGTCCGGGACGCGGAATCGACGGTCGACAGCGCCCTCCTGGCCGCGCTGGTCTTCGACCGCGGGCTGTCGGCCATCGCTGACGTCGTCCGGGAGGTCGCCGCCGGCGATCCCGGTGCCCGGCTGAACCTGCTGGTGGCCGATGGCCACCGGCTGCTGGCCACGACCTGGGGCGACACGCTGTCGGTCCTGGTCACCGCCGAGGGAACGGCGCTGGCCAGCGAGCCCTGGGACGACGACCCGGCCTGGTCGGACATCCCCGACCACCATCTGATCGAGGTGACGCCGGACGGCGTCCTCCTGACCCCGCTGGAGCCTGCGTGA
- a CDS encoding Fpg/Nei family DNA glycosylase, with product MPELPEVEALAAFLRENAVGHVLARADLAAVQAIKTFDPPLSALGGLEITGASRHGKFLDLDVSGLHLVVHLARAGWLHWRTGLPPAPPKPGKGPLALRVHLDDGNGFDLTEQGTRKGLAIYVVRSPSEVPGIARLGPDALEVDREQFAAILKSRSGQLKGALTDQTLISGIGNAYSDEILHAARLSPFKGADKLKDDELVRLFDAVRATLTDALDRQRGQKAATMKGEKRSGLMVHARTGLPCPVCGDTVREVSFADTSLQYCPTCQTGGKPLADRRMSKLLR from the coding sequence GTGCCCGAGTTGCCCGAGGTGGAGGCGCTGGCCGCGTTCCTGCGCGAGAACGCCGTCGGCCACGTGCTGGCGCGCGCCGACCTCGCCGCCGTCCAGGCGATCAAGACCTTCGACCCGCCGCTGAGCGCGCTCGGCGGCCTCGAGATCACCGGCGCGAGCCGGCACGGCAAGTTCCTCGACCTCGACGTCTCCGGCCTGCACCTCGTCGTCCACCTGGCGCGCGCCGGCTGGCTGCACTGGCGCACCGGTCTGCCTCCCGCTCCGCCGAAGCCGGGCAAGGGGCCGCTCGCCCTGCGTGTCCACCTCGACGACGGCAACGGCTTCGACCTCACCGAGCAGGGCACCCGCAAGGGGCTGGCCATCTACGTCGTCCGGTCGCCGTCCGAGGTGCCCGGGATCGCCCGTCTGGGACCGGACGCCCTCGAGGTCGACCGCGAGCAGTTCGCGGCGATCCTGAAGAGCCGTTCTGGGCAGCTCAAGGGGGCGCTCACCGATCAGACGCTGATCTCCGGGATCGGCAACGCCTACTCCGACGAGATCCTGCACGCCGCGCGGCTCTCGCCGTTCAAGGGCGCCGACAAGCTCAAGGACGACGAACTGGTCCGTCTCTTCGACGCGGTGCGGGCCACGCTGACCGACGCCCTGGACCGGCAGCGCGGGCAGAAGGCCGCGACGATGAAGGGCGAGAAGCGCTCCGGGCTGATGGTGCACGCCCGCACCGGCCTGCCCTGCCCGGTCTGCGGCGACACCGTGCGCGAGGTCAGCTTCGCCGACACCTCGCTGCAGTACTGCCCGACCTGTCAGACCGGTGGCAAGCCGCTGGCCGACCGGCGGATGTCCAAGCTCTTGCGCTGA
- the egtE gene encoding ergothioneine biosynthesis PLP-dependent enzyme EgtE has translation MSLLHEDLAASWRKARPRPAGRHLDSAACSRQSHRTLEATAHHARHEAELGGYVAEATADDLLQQGRSVIGGLAGMAAADVAFVESAQAALVALLTGWRLPAGSRVACLPGEYAPNIAQLRAYGLRPEPLPVDGLGRADVDGVARLLAADPPSFVHLTHVPSHRGVLQPGAEVAALCRAAGVPLVLDAAQSLGHADVDLGADVVYGTSRKWLAGPRGVGVLCVRPPLAAQLTPVLPEPEGVPPMRAFESGEAHVAGRVGLVVAVGEHLAGGPDRVRQRLASIGRTTRELLHGVGGWQVVEPVDEPTATTTLRPPDGVDVVSVRSQLLTEHGVVVSAIGPERAPGEMTGPVLRVSPHLDVTLDDLDALAAAL, from the coding sequence GTGAGCTTGCTGCACGAGGATCTCGCCGCCTCCTGGCGGAAGGCGCGGCCGCGGCCGGCCGGCCGGCACCTGGACAGCGCGGCCTGCAGCCGGCAGAGCCACCGGACGCTCGAGGCCACGGCGCACCACGCCCGGCACGAGGCGGAACTCGGTGGGTACGTGGCCGAGGCAACGGCGGACGACCTGCTCCAGCAGGGCCGGTCGGTGATCGGTGGGCTGGCCGGGATGGCAGCCGCCGACGTCGCGTTCGTCGAGTCGGCGCAGGCCGCGCTGGTCGCCCTGCTCACCGGCTGGCGGCTGCCCGCCGGCTCGCGCGTCGCCTGCCTGCCCGGGGAGTACGCGCCGAACATCGCCCAGCTGCGCGCGTACGGGCTGCGGCCGGAGCCGCTGCCGGTCGACGGGCTGGGCCGGGCCGACGTCGACGGCGTGGCGCGTCTGCTCGCGGCCGATCCGCCGTCCTTCGTGCACCTCACGCACGTGCCCAGCCACCGGGGGGTGCTGCAGCCGGGCGCCGAGGTCGCGGCGCTCTGCCGGGCCGCGGGCGTACCCCTGGTGCTGGACGCCGCGCAGTCGCTGGGGCATGCCGACGTCGATCTCGGCGCGGACGTCGTCTACGGCACCTCGCGCAAGTGGCTGGCCGGTCCCCGCGGCGTCGGGGTGCTGTGCGTGCGGCCGCCGCTGGCCGCCCAGCTGACGCCCGTGCTGCCCGAGCCGGAGGGCGTCCCACCGATGCGCGCCTTCGAGTCCGGCGAGGCGCACGTCGCCGGCCGGGTGGGCCTCGTCGTGGCGGTCGGCGAGCACCTCGCCGGAGGCCCCGACCGCGTCCGGCAACGGCTGGCGTCCATCGGGCGCACCACGCGCGAGCTGCTGCACGGCGTCGGCGGCTGGCAGGTCGTCGAGCCGGTCGACGAGCCGACGGCGACGACGACGCTGCGACCACCGGACGGGGTCGACGTCGTCAGCGTCCGCAGCCAGCTGCTGACCGAGCACGGCGTCGTGGTCAGCGCGATCGGTCCGGAGCGGGCCCCCGGTGAGATGACCGGCCCGGTGCTGCGGGTGTCCCCGCACCTCGACGTCACCCTCGACGACCTCGACGCCCTCGCCGCCGCCCTGTAG
- the egtB gene encoding ergothioneine biosynthesis protein EgtB: MTDHRERLAADLTAARDRTLLLTDHDDPELLHQHTPLLSPLVWDLAHIGQQEDLWLLRGGDAGRPGLLPPDVESLYDAFTQPRAVRARLPLLPPVEARAFGREVRGRVLDRLETLGVADDGDPFDFAMVVSHEQQHDETMLQALNLRVGPPLLGPGTVLPPGRSGLAGTSVLVPGGEFVVGVDAADEPFSLDNERPAHAVDVPAFRIGRVPVTNDEYAQFVADGGYGSPRWWSPRGWQHRLDADLERPQFWAADGTRTRFGIAEALPPDEPVQHVTFFEAEAYAAWAGARLPNEVEWEKAATWDPVTGRRRRFPWGSAEPTDALANLGGGALRPAPVGAYPAGASAYGVEQLMGEVWEWTSSPFQPWPGFLPMLYADYSAPFFGGDYRVLRGGSWAVAATIVRPSFRNWDHPYRRQIFSGVRLAWDV; this comes from the coding sequence ATGACCGATCACCGCGAACGCCTCGCCGCCGATCTGACGGCCGCCCGCGACCGCACCCTGCTGCTCACCGACCACGACGACCCCGAGCTGCTGCACCAGCACACCCCGCTGCTCAGTCCGCTGGTCTGGGATCTCGCCCACATCGGCCAGCAGGAGGACCTGTGGCTCCTGCGCGGCGGCGATGCCGGCCGACCCGGCCTTCTGCCGCCGGACGTCGAGTCCCTGTACGACGCGTTCACCCAGCCGCGTGCGGTGCGCGCCCGCCTGCCGCTGCTGCCCCCGGTGGAGGCTCGCGCCTTCGGCCGCGAGGTGCGCGGCCGGGTGCTGGACCGGCTGGAGACGCTGGGCGTGGCCGACGACGGCGATCCGTTCGACTTCGCCATGGTGGTCAGCCACGAGCAGCAGCACGACGAGACCATGCTGCAGGCGCTCAACCTCAGGGTCGGCCCGCCGCTGCTGGGCCCGGGCACGGTCCTGCCGCCCGGGAGATCCGGCCTGGCCGGCACGTCGGTCCTGGTGCCGGGCGGCGAGTTCGTGGTCGGCGTCGACGCCGCCGACGAGCCGTTCTCCCTGGACAACGAGCGGCCCGCCCACGCCGTGGACGTCCCGGCGTTCCGCATCGGCCGGGTGCCGGTCACCAACGACGAGTACGCCCAGTTCGTCGCCGACGGCGGGTACGGCTCGCCGCGCTGGTGGTCCCCGCGCGGCTGGCAGCACCGGCTGGACGCCGACCTGGAGCGGCCCCAATTCTGGGCGGCCGACGGCACCCGCACCCGTTTCGGGATCGCGGAGGCGCTGCCGCCGGACGAACCGGTCCAGCACGTCACATTCTTCGAGGCCGAGGCCTACGCCGCCTGGGCCGGCGCCCGACTTCCCAACGAGGTCGAGTGGGAGAAGGCGGCGACGTGGGACCCGGTGACCGGACGCCGGCGCCGCTTTCCCTGGGGATCGGCGGAACCGACCGACGCGCTGGCCAACCTGGGCGGCGGCGCACTGCGGCCCGCGCCGGTGGGCGCCTATCCGGCCGGGGCGTCGGCGTACGGCGTCGAACAGCTGATGGGTGAGGTGTGGGAATGGACGTCCTCGCCGTTCCAGCCGTGGCCGGGGTTCCTGCCGATGCTCTACGCCGACTACTCCGCCCCCTTCTTCGGCGGGGACTACCGGGTCCTCCGCGGCGGGTCGTGGGCGGTGGCAGCGACGATCGTCCGCCCCAGTTTCCGCAACTGGGACCACCCATACCGCCGCCAGATCTTCAGCGGCGTCCGCCTGGCGTGGGACGTCTGA
- a CDS encoding anti-sigma factor, translating into MQHCTPEQLALAALREPLPADDAAHLAGCEQCRAEVASLQRAVDAVAVPKLAAPGPPVAPPPGVWDAIAAVTGVSATPRVDAVPAPVSVVEEPQDAEVLPFTSRRRRVLLVAAAVVTGAVVGAGAIAVVQNQEDGEPVTAVALAPLAENDASGRAEVIEQADGSRVVEVDLDAPELDDGYYEIWLIDRDVVGMVPLGVVRPGTQTVELPAGLDLEQFPLVDVSVEPLDGDPTHSGVSVARGELDA; encoded by the coding sequence GTGCAGCACTGCACGCCTGAGCAGTTGGCGCTCGCCGCGCTCCGCGAGCCCCTGCCGGCCGACGACGCCGCCCACCTCGCCGGGTGCGAGCAGTGCCGGGCGGAGGTCGCGTCCCTCCAGCGGGCCGTCGACGCCGTCGCCGTCCCGAAGCTGGCCGCCCCCGGCCCGCCGGTGGCCCCGCCGCCGGGCGTCTGGGACGCCATCGCCGCCGTGACCGGTGTCTCGGCGACGCCGCGGGTGGACGCCGTCCCGGCACCGGTCTCCGTGGTCGAGGAGCCGCAGGACGCCGAGGTGCTGCCGTTCACGTCGCGCCGGCGTCGTGTGCTCCTCGTGGCCGCCGCAGTCGTGACCGGGGCCGTGGTCGGTGCCGGGGCGATCGCGGTGGTGCAGAACCAGGAGGACGGCGAACCCGTGACCGCCGTCGCCCTCGCCCCCCTGGCAGAGAACGACGCGTCCGGCCGCGCCGAGGTGATCGAGCAGGCCGACGGTTCCCGGGTGGTCGAGGTCGACCTCGACGCGCCCGAACTGGACGACGGCTACTACGAGATCTGGCTGATCGACCGCGACGTCGTCGGCATGGTGCCGCTCGGCGTCGTCCGGCCCGGAACCCAGACCGTCGAGCTGCCCGCCGGCCTGGACCTGGAGCAGTTCCCGCTGGTCGACGTCTCCGTGGAGCCGCTCGACGGCGACCCGACCCACTCGGGCGTCTCGGTCGCCCGCGGTGAGCTGGACGCCTGA